The Hahella sp. HNIBRBA332 genome window below encodes:
- a CDS encoding TRAP transporter large permease subunit: MIGIIMFAVALLMLMFGFPVAFTFGGVALVFGLIAQGPELFAFMPYRIQSIMENTVMMAIPMFIFMGLVLQKTRLAEQLLEAMGRLFGGVRGGLAISTVLVGALLAASTGVVGASVVAMGLISLPVMLKYGYHKGLSTGTICASGTLGQIIPPSIILIILGDVMGIPVGDLFQAAVVPGVVLIGAYIAYILIIAWMNPKMAPALPDDGENRAQQVKIALFSILPPLALILVVLGSIFTGVATPTESSALGGVGALLLAVCYRQFSWKMVWECSRETVTVTAMVFAILLGATAFSMTFTYTGGDTLVEHWMTQLPGEKWGFLILTMLVILVLGFFIDFVEISFIIVPILAPVAESLGISMVWFAVLIAMNLQTSFLTPPFGFSLFYLKGVAPKEVTTMDIYRGVTPFIILQALVLILLLVAPGLFGFEV; the protein is encoded by the coding sequence GTGATCGGCATTATTATGTTCGCGGTGGCGTTGCTGATGTTGATGTTCGGCTTCCCTGTCGCATTCACTTTTGGCGGCGTGGCGTTGGTATTCGGCTTGATCGCTCAGGGGCCGGAGCTGTTCGCTTTCATGCCATACCGCATTCAAAGCATCATGGAAAATACCGTGATGATGGCGATTCCCATGTTCATTTTCATGGGATTGGTGTTGCAGAAGACCCGACTGGCGGAGCAGTTGCTGGAGGCCATGGGGCGTCTTTTTGGCGGGGTGCGCGGCGGTCTCGCCATTTCCACCGTATTGGTCGGCGCCTTGCTGGCGGCCTCTACTGGTGTCGTGGGCGCCAGCGTGGTGGCCATGGGGCTGATTTCGTTGCCGGTTATGCTCAAGTACGGTTACCACAAAGGCTTGAGCACCGGGACTATCTGCGCGTCCGGCACTTTGGGGCAGATTATACCTCCCTCTATTATTCTGATTATTCTGGGCGATGTGATGGGCATCCCCGTGGGCGATCTGTTCCAGGCGGCGGTGGTTCCCGGCGTCGTGCTGATCGGCGCCTATATCGCTTACATTCTGATTATCGCCTGGATGAATCCAAAGATGGCGCCTGCATTGCCGGATGACGGCGAGAATCGGGCGCAACAGGTGAAAATCGCCTTGTTCTCCATCCTGCCGCCCTTGGCGTTGATTCTGGTGGTATTGGGATCCATCTTCACCGGCGTCGCGACGCCGACGGAGTCCTCCGCCCTGGGAGGCGTGGGCGCGTTATTGCTGGCGGTGTGCTATCGCCAGTTTTCCTGGAAAATGGTGTGGGAGTGTAGCCGCGAAACGGTAACGGTCACCGCCATGGTGTTTGCGATTCTACTGGGCGCGACGGCGTTTTCCATGACCTTCACCTATACGGGAGGGGATACGCTGGTGGAGCACTGGATGACGCAATTGCCGGGTGAGAAATGGGGCTTCCTGATCCTCACCATGCTGGTTATTCTGGTGCTGGGATTTTTCATCGATTTCGTGGAAATCTCTTTTATTATTGTGCCTATCCTTGCGCCGGTGGCGGAATCGCTGGGCATCAGTATGGTCTGGTTTGCGGTGCTCATCGCCATGAACCTGCAGACCAGTTTCCTGACGCCGCCGTTTGGGTTTAGTTTGTTCTATCTTAAAGGGGTCGCACCGAAAGAGGTGACTACGATGGACATCTACCGGGGCGTTACGCCATTCATCATCCTGCAGGCGCTGGTGCTGATATTGTTGCTGGTTGCGCCAGGGTTGTTTGGCTTTGAAGTCTGA
- a CDS encoding TRAP transporter small permease subunit, with protein MQWIKFFDRLFERASHFCGLIAAGCFLLMLVNVFYDVVMRYLFNQVSIGMQELEWHLFAAVFLLGVPYALRTDGHVRVDVLYEGWSDRVKAIVNMVGAIAFVTPFSLLVMYFGFGFTIDAFNLMEGSGDPGGLPYRWIIKSLIPLSSLLILLSGLGMITQALRVLLLGEKYAESHAKEGLA; from the coding sequence ATGCAGTGGATTAAGTTCTTCGATCGTCTGTTTGAGCGGGCGTCTCACTTCTGCGGCCTTATCGCTGCAGGCTGTTTCCTGTTGATGCTGGTCAATGTGTTTTACGACGTAGTGATGCGATACCTGTTCAATCAGGTGTCTATCGGCATGCAGGAATTGGAGTGGCATCTGTTCGCCGCCGTTTTTTTGTTAGGCGTTCCTTATGCACTGCGTACGGACGGCCATGTGCGTGTGGATGTGCTGTACGAAGGCTGGTCGGACCGGGTGAAAGCCATCGTCAATATGGTGGGCGCGATTGCATTCGTCACGCCATTCTCGCTGCTGGTGATGTACTTCGGTTTCGGCTTCACCATAGATGCTTTCAACCTGATGGAAGGCAGCGGCGATCCGGGCGGCTTGCCCTATCGCTGGATTATTAAATCATTGATTCCTTTGTCTTCTCTGCTGATTCTGCTATCCGGGCTGGGCATGATCACTCAGGCGCTGAGAGTGCTGTTGCTGGGAGAGAAGTACGCGGAATCTCATGCGAAGGAGGGCTTGGCGTGA
- a CDS encoding cache domain-containing protein yields the protein MTLRTKVVLLALAPLLLISIAFALAMVNLADELAQRELETFETNLVRSKETALKSYVSIMRITSGYLIEKAESDEEAKRSIQELMQRMHFSEDGYFFAYTPSGVNLVHATQPGLVGMDLLNIKDNNSNYVIRNLLARASEGGGFHNYLWQKPTSRVNVDKISYVESLPPWNWMFGTGLYLDDIQQEMELIKDGVDENVADALLTFVIIALLAVMGVLVASIWFNVHEHRLADQSLKELSHKTVQLQEEERRRVSRELHDGINQLLVSVKYRIETVLGLLKESQETLREPLLKGRETLKQAIQEARRISHDLRPSILDDLGLVAALEHLGEDFEERSGIDVSVYLQVSETKLDEDIATTLYRIAQEALYNVEKHASAKQVTLRLEQDAEGLFLEVKDDGAGFSLRRLGHGRGIGIRNMRERVEFLGGNFSVHSEEGKGTCIQVTFMG from the coding sequence ATGACGCTGCGCACTAAAGTCGTTCTGTTGGCGTTAGCGCCATTGTTGCTGATCTCCATCGCGTTTGCGCTGGCGATGGTGAATCTGGCGGATGAGCTGGCGCAACGTGAGCTGGAGACCTTTGAGACTAACCTGGTGCGCTCCAAGGAAACGGCGCTGAAAAGTTATGTCAGCATTATGCGCATCACCTCCGGTTATCTGATTGAGAAAGCGGAGTCCGACGAAGAGGCGAAGCGCAGCATTCAGGAGCTGATGCAGCGCATGCATTTCAGTGAGGACGGCTACTTCTTCGCCTACACCCCCAGCGGCGTGAATCTGGTGCACGCCACCCAACCCGGACTGGTGGGTATGGACCTGCTGAATATTAAGGACAACAACAGTAACTACGTCATTCGCAATCTGCTGGCCCGCGCATCGGAAGGCGGCGGTTTCCACAACTATCTCTGGCAGAAGCCGACCTCCCGGGTGAACGTGGACAAGATCAGCTATGTGGAATCATTGCCGCCCTGGAACTGGATGTTCGGTACAGGGCTTTATCTCGATGATATTCAACAGGAAATGGAGCTGATCAAAGACGGCGTGGACGAGAACGTGGCGGACGCGCTCCTGACTTTCGTCATTATTGCGCTGCTGGCGGTGATGGGAGTATTGGTCGCTTCTATCTGGTTCAACGTGCATGAGCATCGCCTGGCGGATCAAAGCCTGAAGGAGCTTAGTCATAAAACGGTGCAGCTGCAGGAAGAAGAGCGGCGGCGAGTGTCGCGGGAACTGCACGATGGCATTAATCAATTGCTGGTGTCGGTGAAATATCGTATCGAGACAGTGCTGGGCCTGCTGAAGGAAAGCCAGGAAACATTGCGCGAACCGCTACTGAAAGGACGTGAAACCCTGAAGCAGGCAATCCAGGAAGCGCGCCGCATCAGTCATGATTTACGCCCCAGCATTCTGGATGACCTGGGTCTGGTGGCGGCGCTGGAGCATCTGGGAGAAGACTTTGAGGAGCGCTCCGGCATCGACGTATCGGTGTATCTGCAGGTATCGGAAACCAAGTTGGATGAAGATATCGCCACGACCCTGTACCGCATCGCCCAGGAAGCGTTATATAACGTGGAAAAACATGCCAGCGCCAAACAGGTGACGTTGCGCCTGGAGCAGGATGCGGAAGGGCTGTTTCTGGAAGTGAAGGACGATGGCGCAGGATTTTCGTTGCGGCGTCTCGGCCACGGCAGAGGCATTGGAATTCGCAATATGCGCGAGCGAGTGGAGTTTCTTGGCGGAAATTTCAGTGTACATTCGGAAGAAGGCAAAGGGACCTGCATTCAGGTGACCTTCATGGGATAA